The following nucleotide sequence is from Gallaecimonas xiamenensis 3-C-1.
TCGCTCGGCGAAGCGATGCAGAGCCTCTGCCACCCCCTCCTGGCTGACGCTGGCAAATAACAGTTGCTCAAGGTTCCTTGGCAACAAGGCAGTCAGCATATCCAGTTCTTCATGAGCAAAGCGCCCGAGAGGCCTGATGCCATCCTGGGTACCTAGCGCAGCCTTGAGGTAGCTGTTGCCGACTTCAACCAGTAATGCCGTCATGGCTCCTCATGGACAATTCCCCGCCGTAGATACGGCTGACCTGGCCGCCCGCCTCCAACAGCAAAGCGCCGTCGCTCTCTATGCCACGGCAGATCCCTACCTGCTGGCTTTGCTCATTCTTGAGCACCACCGCTTGGCCCCAGAAGCAATCCAAGCGGTTCCAATCGTCCACAAAAGCAGCCAGACCCTTCTCACTGAAGGTCGCCAGGGCGTCGCGCAGGCGGCTTATCACCTGATTGGCCAGTTCGGTGCGGTCCACCAGGCGGTTATAGATCTGCTGCAAGTCGGTCCAGGGTTGGTCTACCTGCCTGGCAGCATCCAAAGGCATGGCCACATTCAGCCCCACGCCGATGATGATATTGACCGGGCCATTGGCCTGGCCAACCAGTTCTACCAGAATACCACCCAGCTTACGGCCATTATGGTAGATGTCGTTCGGCCACTTGAGCCGCACCGCATCACCCAGGGTAGCGTTAATGGCATTGGCGACGGCGACCCCTGCAACCAAACTCAGGCCTTGGAGGGCGGCATGGCGGCTGTCCATCTGCCAGAACAGGCTGAAGTAAAGGTGGGCACCAAAAGGCGACACCCAATTTTGCCCGCGCCGGCCTCGGCCAGCGGTCTGGCACTCAGCCAACACCACAGCACCGTTTGGGGGAGCCTTCTCCGCCTTAAGCACGTCATTGGTGGAGCCCACCTCTGACCAAAGCGCCAGGTGTTCACCCAGGCTGGCTTTGAGACGCTCTTC
It contains:
- the birA gene encoding bifunctional biotin--[acetyl-CoA-carboxylase] ligase/biotin operon repressor BirA — encoded protein: MRPMKKLDPANQLLLSKLADGRFHSGEELGEILSLSRASISKRMAELRRLGLDIFSVKGKGYRLAHPLSLLDEERLKASLGEHLALWSEVGSTNDVLKAEKAPPNGAVVLAECQTAGRGRRGQNWVSPFGAHLYFSLFWQMDSRHAALQGLSLVAGVAVANAINATLGDAVRLKWPNDIYHNGRKLGGILVELVGQANGPVNIIIGVGLNVAMPLDAARQVDQPWTDLQQIYNRLVDRTELANQVISRLRDALATFSEKGLAAFVDDWNRLDCFWGQAVVLKNEQSQQVGICRGIESDGALLLEAGGQVSRIYGGELSMRSHDGITG